In Phenylobacterium zucineum HLK1, one DNA window encodes the following:
- the nudC gene encoding NAD(+) diphosphatase: protein MPLSAFTNTFAGNPLDRASDRRSDEAWLSSQLASAESLALAVWNGRPLVEKTSGGGVQIAYLPARLAGELSGGPERLLFLGLWKETAVFAVDLEGFSDPTEGPLQGLGEFADLRQVALALPGPEAAICATAKSMFEWRRKHRRCANCGEPTDVKDAGWKRQCPACETEHFPRTDPVVIMLPYHGGRCMLGRQEAWPKGMFSALAGFLEPGESIEEACARELSEEAGLRTLTVRYHSTQPWPYPSSLMIGLLAEVEDDEGTPDQTELSEVRWFTREEAKALLAGQVEGLFCPPPLAIAHQLLKAWVEEG from the coding sequence ATGCCGCTCTCCGCCTTCACCAACACCTTCGCCGGCAACCCGCTCGACCGGGCCAGTGACCGCCGGTCCGACGAGGCCTGGCTCTCGAGCCAGCTCGCCTCGGCCGAGTCCCTCGCCCTGGCCGTCTGGAACGGCCGCCCGCTGGTCGAGAAGACCTCCGGCGGCGGGGTCCAGATCGCCTATCTGCCGGCGCGCCTGGCGGGCGAGCTCTCGGGCGGGCCCGAGCGGCTGCTGTTCCTGGGCCTGTGGAAGGAGACCGCCGTCTTCGCCGTGGACCTGGAGGGCTTCTCCGATCCCACCGAGGGCCCGCTGCAGGGCCTTGGCGAATTCGCCGACCTGCGCCAGGTCGCCCTCGCCCTGCCCGGTCCCGAGGCCGCCATCTGCGCCACCGCCAAGTCGATGTTCGAGTGGCGGCGCAAGCACCGCCGCTGCGCCAACTGCGGCGAGCCGACCGACGTGAAGGACGCGGGCTGGAAGCGCCAGTGCCCGGCCTGCGAGACGGAGCACTTCCCCCGCACCGACCCCGTGGTCATCATGCTGCCCTATCACGGCGGCCGCTGCATGCTTGGCCGCCAGGAGGCCTGGCCCAAGGGCATGTTCTCGGCCCTCGCCGGCTTCCTCGAGCCCGGCGAGAGCATCGAGGAGGCCTGCGCCCGCGAGCTGTCGGAAGAGGCCGGCCTGCGCACCCTGACGGTCCGCTACCACTCGACCCAGCCGTGGCCCTATCCCTCCTCGCTGATGATCGGCCTGCTGGCCGAGGTGGAGGACGACGAGGGGACCCCCGACCAGACCGAGCTGTCCGAGGTGCGCTGGTTCACCCGCGAGGAGGCGAAGGCCCTGCTCGCCGGGCAGGTCGAGGGCCTCTTCTGCCCGCCCCCGCTCGCCATCGCCCACCAGCTCCTCAAGGCCTGGGTCGAGGAAGGCTGA
- a CDS encoding calcium-binding protein yields MAIITGTAGDDRLEGTPEADTLTGLGGNDVLLGGVGDDRLDGGAGEDWLAPGDGLNTLVGGEGFDTVDYSDLSTSIGADLYAGAWRNAGVYVDSFDSIENLVGTGFNDTLLGDWRDNILIGNAGDDALDGREGADRLMGGDGADTLTGGDGQDYVRGEAGSDSLYGGAGFDDLHGNLGEDTVDGGPGTDWVVGGQGHDYLLGGSDDSYDVVYGNLGNDSCHGGGGNDWVRGGQGDDALYGGAGDDWIWGDRGNDTIEGGAGADTFFVFGEAGIDHIRDFDFAEGDRVRVEAGYTYSAAQVGGDVVVSISGGATLTLQGVQLSALGDGWITVG; encoded by the coding sequence ATGGCCATCATCACGGGTACGGCCGGGGACGACCGGCTGGAAGGCACGCCCGAGGCGGACACCCTGACGGGCCTGGGCGGCAACGACGTGCTGCTCGGCGGCGTCGGCGACGATCGCCTCGACGGCGGCGCGGGCGAGGACTGGCTCGCGCCCGGCGACGGCCTCAACACCCTGGTGGGCGGCGAGGGCTTCGACACCGTCGACTATTCCGACCTGTCCACCAGCATCGGCGCCGACCTCTACGCCGGCGCCTGGCGCAACGCCGGCGTCTATGTGGACAGCTTCGACAGCATCGAGAACCTCGTCGGCACCGGGTTCAACGACACCCTGCTGGGCGACTGGCGCGACAACATCCTCATCGGCAACGCCGGGGACGACGCCCTTGACGGCCGCGAGGGCGCCGACCGGCTGATGGGCGGCGACGGGGCCGACACCCTCACGGGCGGCGACGGCCAGGACTATGTCCGCGGCGAGGCCGGGAGCGACAGCCTCTACGGCGGGGCCGGATTCGACGACCTGCACGGCAACCTGGGCGAGGACACCGTCGACGGCGGGCCCGGCACGGACTGGGTCGTGGGCGGCCAGGGGCACGACTACCTGCTGGGCGGCTCGGACGACTCCTACGACGTGGTCTACGGCAATCTCGGCAACGACAGCTGCCACGGCGGCGGCGGGAACGACTGGGTCCGCGGCGGTCAGGGCGACGATGCGCTCTACGGCGGCGCCGGCGACGACTGGATCTGGGGCGACCGCGGGAACGACACCATCGAAGGCGGCGCGGGCGCGGATACGTTCTTCGTGTTCGGCGAGGCCGGCATCGACCACATCCGCGACTTCGACTTCGCGGAGGGCGACCGTGTCCGGGTGGAGGCCGGCTACACCTACAGCGCCGCCCAGGTGGGCGGGGACGTGGTGGTCAGCATCAGCGGCGGGGCGACCCTGACCCTGCAGGGAGTGCAGCTTTCCGCCCTTGGGGACGGCTGGATCACGGTCGGCTGA
- the yghU gene encoding glutathione-dependent disulfide-bond oxidoreductase — MADDAAYVPPKVWTWNKANGGRFANINRPVAGPTHDKELPVGRHPLQLYSLATPNGVKVTVMLEELLAAGHPGAEYDAWLITIGEGDQFGSGFVEVNPNSKIPALMDRSGPEPVRVFESGSILLYLAEKFGAFLPKDHKGRTEALNWLFWQMGSAPYLGGGFGHFYAYAPVKIEYAIDRFAMEVKRQLDVLDRHLAEHEYMAGQEYSIADMAIWPWYGALVKGLVYDAAEFLSADEYRNVQRWTDQVAARPAVKRGRMVNRTWGEPASQLPERHEASDFETKTGDKTGAAAS, encoded by the coding sequence ATGGCCGATGACGCCGCCTACGTCCCGCCGAAGGTCTGGACCTGGAACAAGGCCAACGGCGGCCGGTTCGCCAACATCAACCGCCCGGTCGCCGGCCCGACGCACGACAAGGAGCTGCCGGTCGGCCGCCATCCGCTGCAGCTCTATTCGCTGGCCACGCCCAATGGGGTGAAGGTCACCGTCATGCTGGAGGAGTTGCTGGCCGCCGGCCATCCGGGCGCCGAGTACGACGCCTGGCTGATCACGATCGGCGAGGGCGACCAGTTCGGCTCGGGCTTCGTCGAGGTGAACCCCAACTCGAAGATCCCGGCCCTGATGGACCGCAGCGGCCCCGAGCCGGTGCGGGTGTTCGAATCCGGCTCGATCCTGCTCTACCTGGCCGAGAAGTTCGGCGCCTTCCTGCCCAAGGACCACAAGGGCCGCACCGAGGCGCTGAACTGGCTCTTCTGGCAGATGGGCAGCGCGCCCTACCTCGGCGGCGGCTTCGGCCACTTCTACGCCTACGCGCCGGTGAAGATCGAATACGCCATCGACCGCTTCGCCATGGAGGTGAAGCGCCAGCTGGACGTCCTGGACCGCCACCTGGCCGAGCACGAGTACATGGCCGGCCAGGAGTACTCGATCGCCGACATGGCGATCTGGCCCTGGTACGGCGCCCTGGTGAAGGGCCTCGTCTACGACGCCGCCGAGTTCCTCTCGGCCGACGAGTACAGGAACGTCCAGCGCTGGACCGACCAGGTCGCCGCCCGCCCGGCGGTGAAGCGCGGCCGGATGGTCAACCGCACCTGGGGCGAGCCGGCCAGCCAGCTTCCCGAGCGGCACGAGGCCTCGGACTTCGAGACCAAGACCGGGGACAAGACGGGCGCGGCCGCGAGCTGA
- a CDS encoding OsmC family protein, giving the protein MQQYVVQARRIDAHGSEAEAKQARLVLDTDVKGRTDAFNPAELLLAAVAACMIKGIERISPMLEFDVRGVEVRLTAQRQDAPPKIIRIDYELVVDTPEPDRRLELLHTNVRKYGTIFNTVSAAAPVEGTIRRREA; this is encoded by the coding sequence ATGCAGCAGTACGTGGTCCAGGCCCGCCGGATAGACGCCCACGGCAGCGAGGCCGAGGCCAAGCAGGCGCGGCTCGTCCTGGACACGGACGTGAAGGGGCGAACCGACGCCTTCAACCCGGCCGAACTGCTCCTCGCCGCCGTGGCCGCCTGCATGATCAAGGGCATCGAGCGCATCTCGCCGATGCTCGAGTTCGATGTCCGCGGCGTCGAGGTGCGCCTCACGGCGCAGCGTCAGGACGCCCCGCCGAAGATCATCCGGATCGACTACGAACTGGTGGTGGACACGCCCGAGCCGGACCGCCGCCTCGAGCTCCTGCACACCAACGTGCGAAAGTACGGGACCATCTTCAATACGGTCTCGGCGGCGGCGCCCGTCGAAGGGACGATCCGCCGCCGGGAGGCCTGA
- a CDS encoding glycine zipper 2TM domain-containing protein, with protein sequence MRKLVLTAVLAAIAVPALPAAADPPHHAPAHGRRHKERIYDERGRYYEPRPVSYDRVWRGDDGRYYCKRDNGTTGLVIGAAVGALLGRELDGGRDRTTGTILGAAGGALLGREIDKGELRCR encoded by the coding sequence ATGCGCAAGCTCGTGCTCACCGCCGTTCTCGCGGCCATCGCCGTTCCGGCTCTTCCCGCCGCGGCGGACCCGCCGCACCACGCGCCGGCGCACGGGCGGCGCCACAAGGAGCGGATCTACGACGAGCGCGGCCGCTACTACGAGCCCCGGCCGGTCTCCTACGATCGCGTCTGGCGGGGCGACGACGGCCGCTACTACTGCAAGCGCGACAACGGCACGACCGGCCTGGTGATCGGCGCCGCCGTGGGCGCCCTGCTCGGCCGCGAGCTCGACGGCGGCCGCGACCGCACCACCGGCACGATCCTCGGCGCCGCCGGCGGCGCGCTGCTGGGTCGGGAGATCGACAAGGGCGAGCTGCGCTGCCGCTGA